The DNA window CTCCGCCGGCAGCACGAATTGACCGGCCTGGGGGAGCCGGACGTCCAGGAAGGTCATGTCGGCGCGGATGCGGAAGAGCAGGTCGGGGAGGGCGCCGATCAGGGCCCGGTTTCGCACCTCGCTGACCTCCAGGGCGGCCCGCTCGCGGCGGCGCTCGGTGATGTCCTCGAGGAAGGCGAATCCCAGGCTGCGGCCGTTGACCCGCTTGACCATGCCGGTGGTGTTGCACCAGATCGAGGTCCCGTCCTTGCGGCGATAGCGCACTTCGGGCAGGTCGAGCGTGCCGTTTTGCAGGAGGCTTTCGGAGAGATTGCGGAAAAACGGCATGTCCCGCAGGTGCATGAAGGTCTGGAGCGAGCGCCCGAGGGCCTCGGCTTCGGAGTAGCCGAACATCTCCGTCAGGCGCCGGTTGATCATCAGGACGGTACCTTCGGGGTGGCCGCCGTGTTCCGGCGCATTCAGCTCGAAGACCACCGCGGAATGCGGATGCATGTTGAGAAATTCCCGCAAGGCGACTTCCAATTGTTGAGGCCCCTTCGGCAGCCAGGAGATCGGCTCCTCGGAAGGGCTTACGGTTTCCGCCGTACTCTCGGGGCGGGAATTGGACTCCCGGACGGGGCTAGGGTCTCCGCGTTGGCTGCCGGGGCCTGATTCCGGTGTGCCCTTGTCGCCGAGGCCTTCCATGAAGACCAGGAAGGGACCCCGAATGGGATCGCGCGCCTTGGGTCCGCTGAAAGCGAGTCTAGGCCCCGAGGCGAGGACCCAGGCGGGGTTCAGGCCACCGGTGCCGGTAGGACGCTCCGGCAACCGGCGGGCGATCGCCTCGGTATGCAAGTCGAGGCCTCGCTCCCAGGCGCGCCAACCCTCGCCAAAGGCGTGGTGGCTGAGGCGTCCCGCAACATTGAATTGCAGCAAGGTCGCCAGCCCATCGACCAGCGTGGTGGCGCCGTCGCGCCGGACGCGCAGGCCCAGGGCCTCTTCGAGGCGATGAGCGCTCAGGATGCCGGCGAACATGCTGCCTTGCTGGAACAGCGTCCGGCCCAGGCCGGGGCTGGCGACAGCTGCCAGGCCCTCGGCGCCGAGGGCCCGCTGGTAGAGCCGGCCCCCCGCCCAGCCGAAAAATTTCAAGCTGCCCAAGGTGAGGGCGCCGGCGGCCCAACTGTGCCCGAGCCCGCGGAGGCTCCAGTCTTGAGGCCTACCGAAGGCCTCGTTCAAGCCATGGGCGGCCGCGGTGAAGGTGCTGGCCTCGACGAGGAAGGCGCCGAGGCTGGCCGTGGCTCGGGCGCCGAAGCCGCGGGTGAAGGAAGTGGCGCCCGGCGAGGAGGCCAGCCTGCCGAGCAGGCCCAGGCGGCTGACGCGATAGGCAGCACCGGCCAAGCCCATGCTGAGGATTAGCGCGGGATCGCTGGCCTCGACGGCGAGGCGGCGCAGCAGGAATTCGGCGCGCGGCCCCGCGGCCCCCACGCCTTGAATAGCTTGGAGCCGCTCCGCGGCGCGGGCGTCGATACCGGAGAATCCGGTCCCCTCCCGCAGGAGGCCGTAGACGGCAAAGGCCAAGTCGGGGCGGTCGTCGGCTTCGCAGCGGCGGCCAAAGGCCAGTAGGGCTTCGAAAAAAAGGCCGGCGTCTTGCTCCTGACCAAGGGACTCCAACTCGGCCCAAGACGCGGCTCCGAGGCGGGCGCGCCATTCGGCGACGCGCGAGGCGGAGAGGCGGCCCAATCCCTCCGTCGAGGGGCGGCCGTCGCCGGTCTGCGAAGGTTCATTTAATAGGCGAAGTATCCATTCGGAGGCGGAGAAGGTGTTGGAGGTCGAACGCGGCTCGTGAGGGAGCCCGTGTAGAAATGTTGAGGTACTGCCGAGCGAAAAAGACATGCAAAAAATTAATTCACTTAGCTCTACCCGGGGAAGCGAAGCAAAATCGAAGTCTAAGGAGTTAAGTGGATTTAATTTCGAGGAACTTTAACTTAAGTTGTCAAAAAAGCTAGAGAAAAAATGGAAGGTTCCGTTGCCCCACTGTTGAATCTTTGTTAGAGCCCTTACATGACGGCCGAGCGCCTCAGTCTGCTATTTCTGTACATGCCTGCTTTCCTCTTTGCCCTGTCCTGCCATGAGGCGGCCCACGGCTTGGTGGCCTATCGTTTGGGCGACGCTACGGCCAAAGAGGCCGGCCGCCTGACCCTCAACCCCTTCGCCCATATGGACTTATTGGGAACGGTCCTCCTGCCCCTGGTCTCCTGGCTGGCCCCCGGCGCCTTGCCGATCGCCGGCTGGGGCAAGCCCGTGCCGGTGGATGAGGGGCGCTTGCGGCGTCCGCGCCGGGATGGCCTGTGGATCGCCTTGGCCGGCCCCCTGAGCAACCTCGGCCTGGCCTTGGGCTTCGCGCTTCTGCTGCGGCTGCTTTTGGAGATCCTGCCGAGGCTCGGGGATCTGCCCTGGGCGGAGGCCCCGCTGTATCTCAGCGTCGCCGACACCTCGCTGCGCCTCGTCGAAATTTCGATTTGGATCAACCTGGGCCTTGCGCTCTTCAACCTGATTCCGGTACACCCGCTGGACGGCGGCAAGGTGCTCTCGGGGCTCTTGCCGGAGCGTTGGGCCCGTGCCTACGACCGCATGGCGGGCTACGGAATTTTCGCGATCGTCGCGCTTTTTTACGCCGGCGGATTCCGGTATCTTCGGGTCCCGGTGCAGCGGATGGCCGAGTTTCTGATACCTTCGTGAGAGATGGACCGAATGAATCCAAGCAAGATCGTCGTCAGCGGGATGCGTCCCACCGGCAAACTTCATCTAGGCCACTACTTCGGCGTGCTGAAGAATTGGCTCGAGCTGCAAGACCAATACCGCTGTTTTTTCTTCATCGCCGATTGGCACGCCCTGACCACCGAGTACCAGGACCCCAAGATCCTGCGCCAGGCCTGTCGCGACATCCTGCTCGACTGGCTGGCCGCGGGCCTCGACCCCAAGCGCTGCACGATTTTCTTGCAATCCCGGGTGCCGGAGCACGCCGAGCTGCACCTCCTGCTCTCGATGCTCACGCCGATCAGCTGGCTGGAGCGGGTGCCCAGCTATAAAGAGCTGAAAAACGAGCTCAAAGACCGCGACCTCTCGACCTACGGCTTTTTGGGCTATCCGCTCTTGCAAACGGCGGACGTGGCGATCTACAACGCGCACTTGGTGCCCGTCGGGCAGGACCAGGTCGCCCACCTCGAGCTCTCCCGCGAGGTGCTGCGGCGCTTCAACCACCTCTACGGCGAGACCTTCGTCGAGCCTCAGGCCCTGCTGACGCAGGCGCCGAAGGTGCCCGGTCTCGACGGAAGAAAGATGTCCAAGAGCTACGGCAACGCGATCTACCTGAGCGACGATGAGGCCGCGGTCCGCAAGAAGATGGGCGACGCGGTGACCGATCCGGCGCGGATCCGCAAGAGCGATCCGGGCAACCCGGACATCTGCAACGTCTTCGACTACCACCGGCTCTTCTCGCCGCCCGAGCTCGTCTCGCGGGTCAACTTGCAGTGCCGCGCCGCCGAGATCGGCTGCGTGGAGGACAAGAAGCTCGCGACCGAAAACCTGCTGGCCTTCCTGAAACCGATCCAGGAGCGGCGCCGCGCGCTGGAGGCCCAGCCGAAAGTTCTCGAGGAGATCCTCGAG is part of the Deltaproteobacteria bacterium PRO3 genome and encodes:
- a CDS encoding PAS domain S-box protein, yielding MSFSLGSTSTFLHGLPHEPRSTSNTFSASEWILRLLNEPSQTGDGRPSTEGLGRLSASRVAEWRARLGAASWAELESLGQEQDAGLFFEALLAFGRRCEADDRPDLAFAVYGLLREGTGFSGIDARAAERLQAIQGVGAAGPRAEFLLRRLAVEASDPALILSMGLAGAAYRVSRLGLLGRLASSPGATSFTRGFGARATASLGAFLVEASTFTAAAHGLNEAFGRPQDWSLRGLGHSWAAGALTLGSLKFFGWAGGRLYQRALGAEGLAAVASPGLGRTLFQQGSMFAGILSAHRLEEALGLRVRRDGATTLVDGLATLLQFNVAGRLSHHAFGEGWRAWERGLDLHTEAIARRLPERPTGTGGLNPAWVLASGPRLAFSGPKARDPIRGPFLVFMEGLGDKGTPESGPGSQRGDPSPVRESNSRPESTAETVSPSEEPISWLPKGPQQLEVALREFLNMHPHSAVVFELNAPEHGGHPEGTVLMINRRLTEMFGYSEAEALGRSLQTFMHLRDMPFFRNLSESLLQNGTLDLPEVRYRRKDGTSIWCNTTGMVKRVNGRSLGFAFLEDITERRRERAALEVSEVRNRALIGALPDLLFRIRADMTFLDVRLPQAGQFVLPAEQLIGTRVHDLPLPEELKEFGIATMRRALETGTFQRVEYELPMPDGSRRHQEARVSPSGADEVVVIVRDTTDLKRAEQHRIAAERLDAVQMLSRGLAHNIANRLAVVLPYQRYNQETMEGLRDLFRSLADKPANGGDPLLYEPFLQELAELHDSTVRGGNRPATLTLDSPRAVYRAIEQILTRALEDHQVSQENANLILSAIESFRRLSTEPQAGPPFDLNSLLEPADLRGMLGEGPDLVVRRAPGAAMVPGPRSHIADALQNLIVNARDAMQGSERRLLLIDASAVDLSPEALAALQSLSPGPLPTAGGRYLRLSVSDTGSGIDPEARHRIFEAYYSTKPTAHVGSGNRGLGLAMTYKHIKDAGGFITVESQVGEGTTFHLYLPSVAAPRSEPVQEDPRISLEQKLEAYFRSQGTFPR
- a CDS encoding site-2 protease family protein; this encodes MTAERLSLLFLYMPAFLFALSCHEAAHGLVAYRLGDATAKEAGRLTLNPFAHMDLLGTVLLPLVSWLAPGALPIAGWGKPVPVDEGRLRRPRRDGLWIALAGPLSNLGLALGFALLLRLLLEILPRLGDLPWAEAPLYLSVADTSLRLVEISIWINLGLALFNLIPVHPLDGGKVLSGLLPERWARAYDRMAGYGIFAIVALFYAGGFRYLRVPVQRMAEFLIPS
- the trpS gene encoding tryptophan--tRNA ligase codes for the protein MDRMNPSKIVVSGMRPTGKLHLGHYFGVLKNWLELQDQYRCFFFIADWHALTTEYQDPKILRQACRDILLDWLAAGLDPKRCTIFLQSRVPEHAELHLLLSMLTPISWLERVPSYKELKNELKDRDLSTYGFLGYPLLQTADVAIYNAHLVPVGQDQVAHLELSREVLRRFNHLYGETFVEPQALLTQAPKVPGLDGRKMSKSYGNAIYLSDDEAAVRKKMGDAVTDPARIRKSDPGNPDICNVFDYHRLFSPPELVSRVNLQCRAAEIGCVEDKKLATENLLAFLKPIQERRRALEAQPKVLEEILEAGAAEARKVAQAHLKRVYERMGLC